In Oryza brachyantha chromosome 1, ObraRS2, whole genome shotgun sequence, the following are encoded in one genomic region:
- the LOC102711756 gene encoding uncharacterized protein At3g49140: MAAGVTFNWIKTPLDTRRFHDFSSLSFRCRNTFGSIQPCWMATDQEPSFSKVRVAADYSDSVPDSKYTRDRGYHPLEEVKERPKKKDLSLTDVETARTVVEANSKGLLVFPARVHNEPHGHVAWSDFQYIVDDYGDIFFQVPDSENILEDDAANNPVTVLIGMDGPIIGETSVVTSDFSDYMDVENFVDMPDENYSKIDTEITDILIEWGMPATMRAIHPIYFAKCLTKAVHDNHRVKMDSPSNGVSIVGYLRPAFIEEESYLRSLFHGDCNGNGYSSDWRDEYKREPAPAAGTNGLIDDDKSSFDFKNVGSSTDSTIYKLEIMMVELFSIYGKQLMIDPQDFQDAEPDILANSGSEIINRIKENDDQCAMALRSLCHRKKGLTVEDASLISIDSLGIDVRAFSGLEARTVRFSFNSQALSERSAEKKIRRMLFPRRKNVKASTEDEC; encoded by the exons ATGGCGGCTGGAGTCACTTTTAACTGGATTAAAACCCCACTCGACACCCGGAGATTTCATGACTTTTCTAGTTTAAG TTTTCGATGCCGAAATACTTTTGGATCAATCCAGCCTTGCTGGATGGCAACAGACCAGGAGCCATCCTTCTCCAAAGTTCGCGTGGCTGCAGATTACTCAGATTCTGTTCCAGATTCAAAGTACACAAGAGATCGGGGTTACCATCCCCTTGAAGAAGTTAAAGAACGTCCAAAAAAGAAGGACCTTTCGCTGACAGATGTGGAAACTGCTAGAACTGTAGTGGAG GCCAATAGCAAGGGATTGCTTGTGTTCCCTGCAAGAGTACATAATGAACCTCATGGACATGTTGCTTGGTCAGACTTTCAGTATATTGTAGATGACTATGGAG ACATTTTCTTTCAAGTACCTGACAGTGAGAACATCTTGGAAGATGATGCTGCAAACAACCCTGTG ACAGTTTTGATTGGAATGGATGGTCCCATTATTGGAGAAACTAGTGTGGTAACTAGTGATTTTAGCGATTACATGgatgtagaaaattttgtagacATGCCTGATGAGAACTACAGCAAG ATTGATACAGAAATAACTGACATTCTTATAGAGTGGGGGATGCCAGCAACAATGCGTGCAATACATCCAATTTATTTTGCAAAGTGTTTGACGAAG GCTGTTCATGATAATCACAGGGTAAAGATGGATAGCCCATCAAACGGTGTCTCTATTGTAGGATATTTGAGACCTGCTTTCATAGAAGAAGAATCTTATCTCAGGAGCTTATTTCATGGTGACTGTAATGGTAATGGTTACTCGTCTGATTGGAGAG ATGAATACAAAAGAGAACCTGCACCAGCTGCTGGAACTAATGGCCTAATTG ATGATGATAAATCGAGTTTTGATTTCAAGAATGTGGGAAGTAGCACTGATTCAACAATCTACAAGCTGGAGATAATGATGGTTGAGCTGTTTTCCATCTATGGGAAGCAG TTGATGATTGATCCACAAGATTTTCAAGATGCAGAACCAGATATTCTTGCAAATTCTGGTTCAGAAATTATAAATCgcataaaagaaaatgatgacCAGTGTGCTATGGCTCTCAGGTCCCTCTGTCATAGGAAAAAAGGCCTTACTGTCGAG GACGCTAGCTTGATTAGCATCGACAGTCTTGGTATCGATGTAAGAGCTTTTTCTGGTTTGGAAGCTCGGACCGTTAGATTTTCATTCAACTCGCAG
- the LOC102712037 gene encoding extensin-3-like: MKTSMRGQPKGIPWLVLAMLIATSAMLRAGATSLSPPSVSLTPMYAPPIIKVIGKVYCYRCFNEAHPEESHGKVHLKGAMVKVTCQANDQALVGFGYTESNGKYSVSIKGLPLSTTYGADSCKVELHSAPGGSDCNVPIELNLSGLSVYSKSNEEVVLQANQPMAFASQKTFAFCSKPHIQPPMLPYNLPPTPYQYPSPPFNYKFPPLPNQFSPPPFNKFPPPSYQYPSPPQSVYHSPPPYQYTPPNSYQAPPTSYNYPPPSYGYKSPIPPTNKYLPPPYYFNSPPPQHQYSPPANSYVSPPLPHQYPPPPYKSPLVPPPYYYNPPPANHYSPPPYNYGSSPPTNQYSPPLLPNTPKFLPPKVPHQISPPVPATSGQPMFHYSPPPPQHAGMSSTAPSMNSYQSPPPVNQLS; encoded by the exons ATGAAAACAAGCATGAGAGGACAGCCAAAGGGTATCCCATGGCTGGTCTTGGCCATGCTTATTGCGACTTCCGCAATGCTCAGGGCGGGAGCTACCAGCTTGTCACCACCTTCTGTTTCCCTAACACCAATGTATGCTCCTCCTATTATTAAGGTGATAGGGAAGGTGTATTGCTATAGATGCTTCAATGAGGCACATCCAGAAGAATCACATGGGAAGGTGCACCTGAAAG GAGCTATGGTCAAGGTTACATGTCAGGCTAACGACCAGGCACTGGTGGGATTTGGTTACACCGAAAGCAATGGCAAGTACAGCGTAAGCATCAAGGGTTTGCCACTCAGCACCACCTACGGGGCTGACTCATGTAAGGTTGAGCTGCATTCAGCACCAGGAGGATCTGATTGCAATGTGCCAATTGAGCTAAACTTGTCTGGGCTTAGTGTTTATTCGAAGTCCAATGAGGAAGTGGTTCTCCAAGCCAACCAACCAATGGCATTTGCATCACAGAAGACATTTGCGTTTTGTTCGAAACCCCACATTCAACCACCAATGCTTCCCTATAATTTGCCGCCGACCCCTTACCAGTATCCTTCACCTCCATTCAACTACAAGTTCCCTCCATTGCCAAATCAGTTCTCACCACCTCCTTTTAACAAGTTTCCACCTCCATCTTACCAGTATCCATCACCTCCACAGAGCGTCTACCACTCACCACCACCTTATCAGTACACACCTCCAAACAGCTATCAAGCTCCACCAACATCCTACAATTACCCACCACCCTCATATGGATACAAGTCTCCAATCCCACCAACCAACAAGTATTTACCACCTCCATACTACTTCAACTCCCCACCGCCACAACACCAGTATTCACCACCTGCAAACAGCTATGTGTCACCACCACTGCCACACCAATACCCGCCACCTCCATACAAGTCACCACTTGTACCACCCCCTTACTACTACAACCCTCCGCCAGCAAACCATTATTCACCACCTCCATACAACTATGGATCTTCACCACCAACCAACCAATACTCTCCACCATTACTTCCAAACACGCCCAAATTTTTACCTCCTAAAGTTCCTCATCAGATCTCTCCACCGGTACCTGCAACATCTGGGCAGCCTATGTTCCACTATAGCCCTCCACCACCTCAGCATGCCGGCATGTCATCGACAGCACCATCTATGAACTCTTATCAATCCCCACCACCAGTAAATCAGCTATCATAA
- the LOC102719450 gene encoding AP2-like ethylene-responsive transcription factor BBM2 codes for MATVNNWLAFSLSPQELPPSQANSALISAATTGDASAAADVCFNIPQDWSTRGSELSALVAEPKLEDFLGGISFSEQHHGKGGVIPSSAAACYANSGSSVGYLYPSSSSLQFADSVMVASSAVVHDGVSGGMVTATSNGGSGGGAAATAAASSNGGIGLSMIKNWLRSQPAPAPQPQRALSLSMAGAGHAQGGAGGMALLTGGAGERVRVPAAESLSTSAHGAMAGARKESNEEGSGSAGAVVAVGSEQSGGSGGAVVDAGAAAAARKSVDTFGQRTSIYRGVTRHRWTGRYEAHLWDNSCRREGQTRKGRQVYLGGYDKEEKAARAYDLAALKYWGPTTTTNFPVNNYEKELEEMKHMTRQEFVASLRRKSSGFSRGASIYRGVTRHHQHGRWQARIGRVAGNKDLYLGTFSTQEEAAEAYDIAAIKFRGLNAVTNFDMSRYDVKSILDSSALPVGSAAKRLKDAEAASAAAVVGYDIGRIASQLGDGAYYHHHPAAWPTIAFQPPMGAAAAGGLYHPYAAQPLRGGWCKPEQDHAVIAAAHSLQELHQLNLGAGAGAHDFFSAAAAAQAMQHAGGGHGLGSIDNASLEHSTGSNSVVYNGDAGGYMMPMSAASAAATVVVSHDQHAAQGGHGDGGKHVQMGYDNYLVGADAYGGAGRMPSWTTTPASAPAATSSSDMTGVCHGGAQLFSVWNDT; via the exons ATGGCCACTGTGAACAACTGGCTggccttctccctctcccctcagGAGCTCCCGCCGTCTCAGGCGAACTCCGCCctcatctccgccgccaccaccggcgacgcctccgccgccgccgacgtctgCTTCAACATCCCCCAAG ATTGGAGCACGAGGGGATCGGAGCTGTCGGCGCTCGTCGCCGAGCCGAAGCTGGAGGACTTCCTCGGCGGCATCTCCTTCTCGGAGCAGCACCACGGCAAGGGCGGCGTGATCccgagcagcgccgccgcctgctacGCGAACTCCGGCAGCAGCGTCGGGTACCTCTACCCtagctcctcctccctccagtTCGCGGACTCCGTCATGGTGGCCTCCTCGGCCGTCGTCCACGACGGCGTCAGCGGCGGTATGGTGACCGCCACCAGCAACGGCGGCTCTggaggtggcgccgccgccaccgccgccgccagtagCAACGGCGGCATCGGGCTGTCCATGATCAAGAACTGGCTCCGGAGCCAGCCGGCCCCGGCGCCGCAACCGCAGAGG GCGCTCTCGCTGTCCATGGCGGGAGCGGGACACGCGCAGGGCGGCGCTGGTGGGATGGCGctcctcaccggcggcgccggagagcGAGTCCGGGTGCCCGCCGCGGAAAGCCTATCCACGTCGGCGCACGGAGCGATGGCTGGTGCTCGCAAGGAGAGCAACGAGGAAGGTAgcggcagcgccggcgccgtggtcGCCGTCGGCTCGGAGCagtccggcggcagcggcggcgccgtagTGGAcgctggcgcggcggcggcggcgaggaagtcGGTCGACACGTTCGGGCAGCGGACGTCGATCTACCGCGGCGTGACCAG GCATAGATGGACAGGGAGGTATGAGGCTCATCTGTGGGACAACAGCTGCAGAAGAGAAGGGCAAACTCGCAAGGGTCGGCAAG TCTATCTAG GTGGTTATGACAAGGAAGAAAAGGCTGCTAGAGCTTATGATTTGGCTGCTCTCAAATACTGGggcccgacgacgacgacaaatTTTCCG GTAAATAACTACGAaaaggagctggaggagatGAAGCACATGACAAGGCAAGAATTTGTAGCCTCTTTGAGAAG GAAGAGCAGTGGCTTCTCCAGAGGTGCTTCCATTTACCGTGGAGTAACTAG gcatCACCAGCATGGGAGATGGCAAGCAAGGATAGGCAGAGTTGCAGGGAACAAGGACCTCTACTTGGGCACCTTCA GCAcgcaggaggaggcggcggaggcgtaCGACATCGCGGCGATCAAGTTCCGGGGGCTCAACGCCGTCACCAACTTCGACATGAGCCGCTACGACGTCAAGAGCATCCTCGACAGCAGCGCCCTCCCCGTCGGCAGCGCCGCCAAGCGCCTCAAGGACGCcgaggccgcctccgccgccgccgtcgtcggctaCGACATCGGCCGCATCGCCTCccagctcggcgacggcgcgtactaccaccaccacccggcGGCCTGGCCGACCATCGCGTTCCAGCCGCCgatgggcgccgccgccgcaggggGGCTGTACCACCCGTACGCCGCGCAGCCGCTGCGCGGCGGGTGGTGCAAGCCGGAGCAGGACCACGCGGTGATCGCGGCGGCCCACAGCCTGCAGGAGCTCCACCAGCTCaacctcggcgccggcgccggcgcgcacGACTTCTtctcggcggccgcggcggcgcaggcgatgcagcacgccggcggcggacacGGTCTCGGCAGCATCGACAACGCCTCACTCGAGCACAGCACCGGCTCCAACTCCGTCGTGTACAACGGGGACGCCGGCGGCTACATGATGCCGATGAGCgccgcgtcggccgccgccacggtgGTGGTGAGCCACGATCAGCACGCTGCGCAGggcggccacggcgacggcggaaagcATGTGCAGATGGGGTACGACAACTACCTCGTCGGTGCAGACGCctacggcggcgccgggaggaTGCCTTCttggacgacgacgccggcctccgcgccggccgccacgaGCAGCAGCGACATGACCGGAGTCTGCCATGGTGGCGCACAGCTCTTCAGTGTCTGGAACGACACATAA
- the LOC102712314 gene encoding uncharacterized protein LOC102712314 yields MAGGGGGVVGTVRWATACAALLNAAAAAAGGAVAAFALRGGCGGALGPAAAAASAATAARLVASSVAGFAQGAAAAAIAAGAIGAHVDSERDLRHVSRLRYKRWLRWTRFGVVITLLQFVLAICLLCIMVKDFSAGRSSKQCLSGHGQDNSNWKYNLLISFIVIMWVATIVQCSTGSDVLRWRSFYASHDIAWRAHYREVFDHGIREVLCCLGRVKYSSVLEEDDICIVAKLLGDLMAYRASGTGHLELIAGFSLLQKSKLSPVVSKGQVEAPQDLIKEAVLFHPFAEAAYTGPLLDFGRNPFMFPCAWLNRQGVLTPWTRARRPILEGDNWWRGHAAAFLKYANVPPEVLIKGRVSQKKREVAYFVIVLHDLKTLVIAIRGTETPEDFITDGLCGECSLTEDDLDGLINSDQWSPQVKDAVLSSLPHHGHAGMVESARELYNKIEGHPIHQDKPEAVPVGYLSSLLGVGCECHGYNIEIVGHSLGGSVAALLGIRLYGRFPKLHVYAYGAAPCVDYVIADACSPFVTSIIHNDEFSARLSMNSVIRLRVAAMRALSKDTLPNSAEVGKLVSGIMRTRGNDRNVVDQCESTGALQTVDGVKLSRIHGNNLLHTIRGGVFLFAQAISCLVNTPKYRVSSAAAINYELGRSRTSIVGDGGKCMAASCSILDVPHFGEPSNAHGNGKSSEYNFDECSIEYRPPHSNDGTGLSIAPYDLHTISLPEGQSPEVYLPGLVIHLVPVKNDTSSFQKTPVTHHKSRRNKSYKAFIANRQDFMDLVVTPRMFLDHLPWRCHYAMQKVIETRKRDTLIHDSSTRDDTV; encoded by the exons atggccggcggcggcggcggcgtggtgggcACGGTGCGGTGGGCCACGGCATGCGCGGCGCTGCtgaacgcggcggcggcggccgccggcggggccGTCGCGGCGTTCGCGCTGCGAGGGGGATGCGGCGGGGCGCTcgggccggccgccgcggccgcgtccgccgccacggcggcgaggctcgTCGCGTCCTCGGTGGCCGGGTTCGCgcagggcgccgccgcggcagccaTTGCCGCGGGGGCCATCGGGGCGCACGTCGACAGCGAGCGCGACCTCCGCCACGTCTCGCGG CTGCGGTACAAGAGATGGCTTCGGTGGACAAGGTTTGGAGTGGTCATTACTTTGCTGCAATTTGTGTTAGCGATTTGTTTGCTGTGTATCATGGTGAAGGATTTTTCTGCTGGGAGGTCTTCGAAACAGTGCTTATCAG GACATGGCCAGGACAACAGTAACTGGAAGTACAATCTGTTAATAAGTTTTATCGTCATTATGTGGGTAGCAACTATAGTTCAATGTTCTACTGGTTCTGATGTATTAAGGTGGAGGTCATTCTACGCTTCCCATGATATTGCGTGGAGGGCACACTATAGAGAGGTTTTTGATCATGGTATCCGTGAGGTTTTATGCTGTCTAGGGCGGGTTAAGTATTC GAGTGTATTAGAAGAAGATGATATATGTATTGTGGCAAAATTATTGGGTGATCTTATGGCTTATCGCGCATCTGGAACTGGCCATCTTGAGCTTATAGCAG gTTTTTCGTTATTACAAAAATCTAAGTTGTCCCCGGTAGTTTCAAAAGGACAAGTAGAGGCTCCTCAGGATCTCATCAAAGAGGCTGTTCTCTTTCATCCATTTGCTGAAGCTGCCTATACA GGACCACTTCTTGATTTTGGAAGGAATCCTTTTATGTTTCCATGTGCCTGGCTCAATAGGCAAGGTGTTTTGACACCGTGGACTCGTGCAAG GCGACCAATTCTCGAAGGTGATAATTGGTGGCGAGGACATGCAGCTGCTTTCCTAAAATATGCCAATGTGCCCCCGGAAGTTCTTATAAAAGGCCGTGTTAGCCAG AAAAAACGTGAGGTTGCCTATTTTGTCATTGTCCTGCATGATTTGAAAACATTAGTCATTGCCATCCGTGGAACTGAGACTCCAGAAGATTTTATAACTGATGGCTTGTGTGGTGAATGCTCTCTGACTGAGGATGACTTGGATGGGCTGATCAA TTCTGATCAGTGGTCCCCGCAAGTGAAGGATGCTGTTCTCTCATCTCTTCCACACCATGGACATGCTGGAATGGTTGAATCAGCTCGGGAGCTGTACAATAAGATTGAAGGGCATCCCATTCATCAAG ATAAACCAGAAGCAGTACCAGTTGGATACTTATCTTCTCTGCTCGGGGTTGGATGTGAGTGCCATGGATACAATATTGAAATCGTTGGACATTCTCTAGGAGGTTCTGTAGCTGCACTTCTTGGTATCAGA CTGTATGGGCGCTTTCCAAAATTACATGTATACGCATATGGAGCAGCTCCATGTGTGGATTATGTGATAGCAGATGCATGTTCACCATTTGTTACCAG TATTATCCACAATGATGAATTTTCTGCCCGATTATCCATGAATTCAGTAATTAGATTACGTGTTGCTGCTATGAGAGCTCTCTCAAAGGATACTCTACCAAATTCCGCTGAAGTTGGCAAACTAGTTAGTGGAATCATGAGGACCAGGGGAAATGATCGAAATGTTGTGGATCAATGTGAGTCTACAGGTGCTCTTCAGACAGTTGATGGGGTGAAGCTAAGTAGAATCCATGGAAATAATCTACTGCATACAATTAGAGGTGGTGTATTTCTCTTTGCTCAAGCCATATCTTGCTTGGTAAATACTCCAAAATATCGAGTTAGCTCCGCAGCAGCAATCAACTATGAGTTGGGCAGATCTAGAACGAGTATTGTCGGTGATGGAGGGAAATGTATGGCTGCTTCATGCAGCATTCTGGATGTTCCTCATTTTGGAGAGCCTAGTAATGCACACGGAAATGGGAAATCGTCAGAATATAATTTTGACGAATGTAGTATAGAATACAGGCCGCCTCATTCAAATGATGGCACAGGACTCTCAATTGCTCCTTATGATCTGCATACAATTAGTTTGCCTGAAGGACAATCACCAGAGGTGTATCTGCCTGGTCTCGTTATTCATCTGGTTCCAGTAAAGAATGATACTTCCTCGTTTCAGAAGACACCTGTGACTCACCACAAGAGTCGCAGGAACAAGAGTTACAAagcatttatagctaatcGACAAGATTTCATGGACCTTGTTGTTACACCTCGTATGTTCCTTGATCATCTTCCGTGGAG gtGCCACTATGCCATGCAAAAGGTTATAGAAACTCGGAAACGAGACACTCTAATTCATGATTCATCCACCAGAGATGATACCGTgtga